From the genome of Peptoniphilus sp. ING2-D1G:
CCGATACCAAAATCAAATTCTTTTTTTTCATAATTAATCCTCCTTGACTTAAACAGTATATCACAAAGTGTAAGGCATAAAAAGAATATAAGTTTATTGATAGTGGCATAAATATAAATTTATGTTATGCTTTATTTAGATGATAAAAATATTTAGAGGTGAAAAATGTCCGGCAAAAGAATTGAATTTGTAGACACCACATTAAGAGATGCTCACCAAAGTCTGATGGCGACAAGGTTAAGTTGGAATGACTTCAAAGACAGTTTGGAGTTGATGGATGAAGCGGGATATAAAGCTTTAGAGTGTTGGGGAGGAGCTACCTTCGATTCCTGCATCAGATTTTTAGGAGAAGATCCCTGGGAAAGGCTTAGAAATATAAAATCAAAGCTTAAAAATACCAAGACGCAGATGCTCCTTAGAGGTCAAAATCTATTGGGATATAAAAATTACCCCGACGATATAGTAGAAAAATTTGTTGAACTCTCCATAAAAAACGGAATCGACATAGTGAGAGTTTTTGATGCGTTAAATGATTTGAGAAACTTAGAGGTATCCATTGAATCAGTAAAAAAATACGCAGGAGAAGTACAAGTTGCTATCGCTTATACAGTTTCCGATATACATAGCACACAGTACTACATTGACCTTTGTAAAGACATTTTGGAAATGGGAGCCGATTCCATAGCAATTAAGGATATGTCCGGCATTTTGACACCATATAAAGCCTATGAGTTGGTAAAATCCATAAAAACCCTAACGGACTTGCCTCTGGAAATACATTCTCACTGCGCCGCCGGAATGGCTCAGATGAGTTATTTAAAGTCCATTGAAGCGGGTGCCGATATCATAGATACCGCCATATCTCCCTTTGCAGGAGGGACATCTCAGCCGGCGGCTGAAGCTATGCACGTAGTTATAAAGGAAATGGGCTATACCAGTCCTTTGAATCTTGAAAAACTGGAAGAATTGGCGAGTTTTTTTGCAAAGGTTAAGGAAAAATACATAGAGAAGGGAACCATTCCCGTAAAATTGCTCTCTTCAGATCCTAAAGGATTGATTTATCAAGTTCCTGGAGGAATGTTGTCAAATCTGTATTCTCAACTGAAAAGCATGGGTAAAGTAGATTGTTTTGAAAAAGTATTAAATGAAATTCCCCACGTCAGAAAGGATTTGGGATATCCGCCACTGGTAACCCCCATGAGTCAAATGGTCGGCTCTCAAGCTACATTTAATGTGATCATGGGAGAAAGATACAAAATGGTGCCGACGGAAATCAAGGAGTATCTTAGAGGATTTTACGGCAAAAGTCCGGCGCCTATAGATGAAGACTTTAAAAGAAGCATTATAGGAGACCTCAGCGTAATAAAAGACAGACCGGCCAACCATTTAGATCCATTATATGATAGTTACAAAGAGGAATACGGAGATAAATTAAAGAGCGAAGAAGACTTGATGACATATATATTATTCCCTGAAGCGGCGGAAGAATTTTTTAAAAGTAAATATGCATAAAACAGATAGATTTTTAAAAGTAAATATGCATAAAACAGATAGATTTTTAAAAATAAGTGCATAAACATTGGTCAGAGACATCAACATGTAAAAAGACCCCTTACTATAAATTTAAATTAAGAGCCTTTTTTTACGAAGGCTTTTTTTATACAATTTTTACCATTAGTAAAAAACACATGAATCTAAGCCCATTATAAAATAAAATAATATACGAAACAGGGCTTATATGATATAATAAAGCAATAAAACGATTTCATATTTACTACAACATATAGGAGGTTTATAAATGAAAGTTTACAGTACGGAGATGGTTAGAAACTTAGCTTTAGTAGGGCATAGTGGAAGTGGAAAAACAAATTTAACAGAAGCTATGCTATTTCAGACAGGTGCTACAAAAAAATTAGGCAGTGTTTCAGACAAGAACACTCTAAGTGATTTCTCCAAGGAGGAAATGGAAAGAGGTTCATCGATAGGAACGAGCATTATTCCCATAGAATGGAGAAATTACAAAGTAAACGTCATCGATACTCCCGGATATCTTGACTTTGTCGGAGAAGCCTACGGAGCTTTGCGTGCATCTGAAGCTGTATTGATGGTTGTAGATGCCACAGCAGGTGTTGAAGTCGGCACGGAAAGAATGTGGAAGTACACTGAAAAAATCGGAATGCCAAGAATAGTATTCGTAAATAAAATAGATGGAGAAAATGTAAATTTCAGAAGATTGATGGAAGAATTGGAAAATGCCTTCGGCAAAAAAGTTGTTCCCTTTTCAATTCCAATAGGAGAAGGAGAAAACTTCATAGGCGTTACAGATGTAATTTTCCAAAAGGGTTTTAAATACGTAAATGGAGCTCCGGAAGAGATTGAATTAACTCACGATCAAGTAAAAGCCACAGAAAGAATTTATGAAGAGATAGCGGAAGTCGCGGCAGGTTCTGATGAAGTTTTAATGGAAAAATATTTTTCAGGTGAAAAATTCACAAGAGAAGATCTCTTAAGAGGAGTTACCTCCGCGTTATTGTCGGGAGAAGCAGTTCCACTTCTTGTGGGATCAGGAGAAAAAGGTATCGGAATAGATATTTTATTAAATACCATAGTCAACTACATGCCGGCACCCAACGATGAAAGAGCGCATTTAGGATTTAGAGTCGAAGAAGGAGAACCCAAAAAAGTATCCGCCGATGAACCCTTCTCATCGGTTATTTTCAAAACCATCACAGACCCCTTTGTGGGAAAAATTTCAATATTTAAAGTTATTTCCGGCAAAATCACAAAAAACACAGCTCTTTATAACTCCACAAAGGACACCAATGAGAAACTTGGCGGACTCTATGCAATGAGAGGCAAAAAGCAATTCGAAGTTGAAGAAATTCAAGCAGGTGACATAGGAGCCACTACAAAACTTCAAGAATCGGAAACAGGAGATACTTTATGCGATAAGTCCAACAAAATAATCTATAAAAAGATTAAATATCCAACTCCGGTATTATTCTATGCCATCGAACCTAAGACAAAGGGAGATGAAGAAAAACTATCCACCTCTCTTAGAAGATTAAGAGAAGAAGATCCAAGTTTTGTAATTGAAAGAAATGCTGAGACAAAACAACTCACCATCGGAGGACAAGGGCAAGTACAACTTGATGTAATTCTTGAAAAACTTAAAAACACCTTCGGAGTTGAAGTAAATATAATTCCCTTTATAATTCCCTACAGAGAAACCATCAGAGGAACGGCATCAGTTCAAGGAAAGCACAAAAAACAATCGGGTGGAGCGGGCCAATACGGAGATGTTTGGATCAGATTTGAACCCATAGAAGAAGGATTTGAATTCGCCGAAGAAGTATTCGGAGGATCAGTGCCGAAGAATTACTTCCCGGCAGTGGAAAAGGGAATCATAGAATCCAAGGAAAAGGGAGTACTTGCAGGCTATCCCGTCACCAATTTCAAAGCCGTATTATACGACGGATCCTATCATGATGTAGACTCCAATGAAATTTCCTTTAAATTGGCGGCATCTCTTGCCTTCAAGAAAGGTATGCAAGAAGCGAAACCCGTCCTTCTTGAACCCATTATGAAAGTGGAAGTATCAATTCCCGACTCATATCTTGGAGATGTAATGGGAGATATGAATAAGCGTCGTGGAAGAATTTTGGGAATGGACCAACAGGGAGACGGCTCTCAAATATTGATAGCTGAAGCTCCGCAAGCCGAAATGTTTGAATACTCCATTGACCTAAGAGCCATGACACAGGGAAGAGGAACCTTTACAATGGAATTTGTAAGATATGAAGAAGTTCCTGCAAATATTTCAGAAAAAATAGTAGCTGAAGCAAATAACAAAGAAGAATAATTTGTTAAAATCAAATAACTGATAATAAAAAACCCGGCATAATGTACTGACCCCCTAAAGTTGGACCAGCAAATTCAACTTTAGGGGGTTTTTATGCAAAAATTCCTAAATCATACAATCAACTTGAATAATCAACGCTAACAACGACGGGCGGACGAAGGCGGCCGCCCCTACGGAAAACATGAACAATCAAATAACCAACGCAGGGGACGATGCCCTCATCGTCCCGAATAATTCACTGACCCTACAATCAATTTGAATCATAAACGCTAATGACGACGGGCGGACGAAGGCGGCCGCCCCTACGGAAAACATGAACAATCAAATAACCAACGTAGGGGACGATGCCCTCATCGTCCCGAATAATTCACTGACCCTACAATCAATTTGAATCATAAATGCTAACGACGACGGGCGGACGAAGGCGGCCGCCCCTACGGAAAACATGAACAATCAAATAACCAACGTAGGGGACGATGCCTTCATCGTCCCGAATAATTCACTGACCCTACAATCAATTTGAATCATAAACGCTAATGACGACGGGCGGACGAAGGCGGCCGCCCCTACGGAAAACATGAATAATCAAATGCCTAACGTAGGGGATGATGCCTTCATCGTCCCGAAATACGAACAAAATGCAAATAACTTATTTTAAATCAATCCCATGGCATACTCAACCACGAAAGCCACAATAACCACAAGTGCTGAAATTATAAAACCGTGGACCATAGGAGCGGTTCCCGATTTTTTCATATCAGACAAACGGGTATTAAGCCCTATTGCCCCAAGAGCGCAAATCATCAAAAATTTGCTTATGGATTTCAAAACCTCCGAAAGCTCAACAGATATAATTCCCACACTGTGAAGAACAGACATGATTAAAAATCCGACAATAAACCACGGAAAAATATCCGACACCTTTACGCTTACATTTTTATGGGCAGATGAATTTTTAAACTTCAAATGATTGTTAATAAAGGCAAAAATTATAACAGTAGGGATAATGACAAGAGTTCTTGTAAGCTTTACCATAGTTGCAAAATCTCCCGCAGCCTCACTGAAGGCATATCCTGCAGCCACAACCGATGATGTGTCATTTACAGCAGTACCTGTCCACAGACCGTAGGCAATGTCAGATAACCCCATGTATCTTCCGGCAATGGGGAATAAAACTATCATAAAAATATCAAATATAAAAGTTGCACTTATGGCATAGGCGACATCCACATCTTCAGCCTCAATTACCGGCGCTATAGCCGCAACGGCAGATCCGCCACATATTCCCGTGCCTGCAGAAATTAAATTTGATAACTTCCAATTAAGTCCGAGAGCTTTCCCTACGAAATATCCTCCGCCAAAACACGTAAGTAGAGTAAAAAACATTACATAAACAGACATTCTGCCCACATTAAAAATTGTGTTGACATTAAGGCTTGCGCCAAGCAATATAATTGCAAACTTCAGCACTCTCTTAGATGTAAAGGAAATACCTTTTTTAAACTCAGTTCTTTCACCTGTGTAGTTGTTAATAAACATCCCTATAAAAAGCGCAATGACCGATGCACCTATAACAGACTGGGGAATGAGCGACTCCGCAAACTTTGATATAGTTGCAATTATTAGTACCAGGACAAATCCCGGGAAAATAGAATCTTTAAAACTAAAATTTTTCAAGTAAATCTCCTTTCATAATGTATAATGAGTATACTTTATCATCAATCGGTGATAAAATATAATTATCATTAATAATACATTGATAACTAAAATTTATTAGGAGAAATATGGATCAAAGATTAATCACATTTTTAACCTTGTGCAAGACTATGAATTACAGAGTGACAGCACAAAAGCTTCACTTGACACAACCGGCAGTCACAAAGCAAATTCAATCCCTTGAAAGGGAATTGGATACTAAATTATTTACATATGAAAAAAACAAATTAAAAAGGTCGGAGGATTCCTATACTTTAGAAAATTATGCCGTATCCTTTCAGTTTAACTACGAAAGTCTGTTGCACAAGCTCAAACACAAAGGCAAACAAACGCTCAGAATAGGAATCACAAAAACAGTTGGGGATATAGTGATTTTAGAACCGCTGAAAAAATACATTGAAAACTCCGATGACGATATAGAACTTTCCGTTGACAATACCGACAATCTTTTTAAAAAATTAAAAGACAACAAAAAAGATTTTTTGATTGTGGAAGGAATTTTTGACAAAAATGCATATGACCATTTCCTATATTCAAGGGAATTTTTTACGGGAATTTGTTCCATAAAAAATAAATTGGCAAATAAAAAAGTAAACTTAAAACAAATATTTGACGAAACGATACTCATAAGAGAGAAGGGCTCAGGCAACAGAAACCTTTTGGAAACAGAATTAAACAGATGCGGGTACAATATAGAAAATTTCAGCAGAACAATAAACGTAAGCAATATAAACATAATAAGAGAGCTACTGCTTGAAAATTTGGGAATAACTGTCGGATATGACAGGATAATACACAAAATGGACGATCTGGCTACATTTGAAATTGAAGGAGTGAGCAGGTACCATGAATTTAATATAGTAAGTTTAAAAAATACATCAGGCATAAAAAAAGCTGAGCGATTTTTAGATCTAAAGGAGAAATAGTGAAGGATAATATTACATTTATATTAAATTTTTTAAGAATCCCTTAGATTTTTATTAAAGAAATTTTCAAAAACACACTTATAAGGCTCTATTTTACAGGTTTCCCACAATAACATAAATTGTTTGTCAACAAAAATTTACAACCTCTTAACGTGTTAATGCCTTTTATTTAATTGACTTTTAGGGTAAACTAAAGGTACATATACTATTTATGTTATATAGCAATCAATTGATGTATTCAGACTGGGAGGAGTGGTAGTTAGAACGGTTAATACTTGACTAACAATAGTTAAAAAATTTAAAAGTAAATAAAGGAGAGAGTAATAATGAGAAAAAAACTTATGCCATTGCTTTTAGCATTTGTAATGGTTTTTTCAGCTTTACAGACCTCTGCTTTTGCTGAAGTAGTTGCAGACTCAACAGAACCTGCACCTGCAGCAACTGAAGCAGCAGTAGAAGAAACCGCACAACCGGAAGCACCGGCAAATACTGAAGAAGTTGCATCTGAAGTTGTGGCTGAAGAAACCGTAACTGAAGTTGCGCCTGAAGAAGCAGCGCTTGAAGTTGCACCTGCAAAAGTTTTTGCACAACCTCAAATGGCACCTGTGTTATTACAGGCTACTATACCTGTTAATAGTGTGACCATCACACCTTCAAATCTGGATATGATTGTAGGAGATGTTAAAACTCTAAGTGCTACGATAGATCCTGCTGATGCTACAAACCAGAACTTATCATGGTTTAGCAATAATTCGAGTGTAGCGGAAATTGATAATAGTGGAGTAGTTACAGCTGTAGGACCAGGAACTGCTACTATAAGTGTAACAGCAGATGGCGGTGTATCTGATACAGTAAATGTTACAGTTACTGCGGCATCATCTGTAGTAACAGGCATTGTAACCACACCTAGTACAATATCGGACATCAGAGTAGGAGAAACGGGAAGAGTATTTACTGCCAAAGTTCTACCTACAAGTGCAAGTCAAGCGGTTACATGGTCAAGTTCTGATCCTACAATTCTGTCAATAGGTCAAAGTACCGGTACATTGACTGCTTTTAAAGAAGGAACAGTTGTTATTACAGCAACTTCTGTTGCAGATCCTACTGTAGAAGCAACAATAACCGTAGTGGTAAACCCTGCTTCAGCTCCCGTTGGTACAGGCAAAATTTACAATGTAGATGTATATTACAACAAAGTGACAGGATATGCTCCCAGATATTCGACTGTAAAACTTTATAAAAATGGAGTTTATTTGGGATCCGACACAGCTGATGGAGCAGGATATTTCAGCATAGCTAACAGTTTTGGATATTATGGCGGTTACTATGACGGTGGATATTGGTATGACGGAAAATGGTATGACTACTATGACTACTATAACGGCGGATATTGGTATGACGGAAAATGGTATGACTACTATGACTACTATAACGGCGGATATCGCTATTATGATTTAAGCGGTTATGAACTACAAGCTTATGATGGAACTACTTTACTTGACACTTACTATTTGAGTAGTGCTAATGCGCATTATGATTACAACAGATATTGGGGATGGAACTATTACTATCCGGACTATCCGAACTATTATTCATATTACAACACCAAAGTTTATCCAACATCACTCAGCTTAAATTACTCAGATGATGTAGTGAACGGATACCTTAGATCTTATCCCAACACCTATGTATCAGTTTACAGAGATGGAACTTATCTTGGATCAGGATACACTAACGGAAATGGATATTTCAATATTTCTCTTAACAGAAGCGTATCAGGTGTAGGAGTATTGGATTTCTATATTGGAGATAGATATGGAACATATGATGAATCCTACGGAAATAGAATTTATCCATGGAGCCTTTCAACATCCAGCTACAATGTAAGCGGATACTATAATCCGAACACCAGCGTAAGAGCATATTATGACGGCAAATATATTGGATCCGATGTAACAGATTCTGATGGATATTTCAGTATTTCATCAAGCACAAGAATTTACAACGATGCAAATTTGAAATTCTATTCTGACAGCAGTGTAGTTTCCACAACTACTAAAGATACCTATAAAACTGAGATAACCATAGGTAGCGGAGCTCTTAATAAGACTGTAAACGGAGTTACTACTACGACTTACATGGATGTTGCAGCTTATATCAAAGACGGAAGAACAATGCTTCCAATCAGATTTGTTGCTGAATCTTTGGGATACTATGTAACATTTAACGATGCTACAAGAAATGCGACATTCTCAGACGGAAACAAAGTAGTTGTTTTAAATATTGACTCTGATGAGTATTATGTTGATGGAGTTAAACACACTTTCAGCGTAAAACCTGAAATAAGATCAGGAAGAACGATGCTTCCGATTTCTGAAATAGGAAGAGCTCTTGGACTTACTCATGGCAACAAGGGTGAAGGCAAGAACATCGAATGGGATGCTGTAAACCAAAAAGTAACAATCAGCGTTACAAAAAGCAAATAATCATAAATTAAATCTACCGGATTTCCCGGTAGATTTTTTATATTTCTTAAGCTCATAATACGGGATGATGTGGGCATCGTCCCCTACATTGGTTGATTTATTTTTTATTTTTCGGGACTGAGGGCATAGTCCCTTACAATTTTCATATTTATATTTATGTTTCGTAGGGGCGGCTGCCTTCATCCGCCCGTTATATTGAATTAAGTCGTAATAATTATTTTTTAATTTCCTGTTTTTTATCATATTATAAAACTTTGTTATATCTTTAATAATAGTTGAAAATAAAAATTATTTAATATACACTAATATTAGTAAATTTAGAGGACATTAATACAAAGGAGAGATATTTAATGAAAGCTTTAATAGTTGATTATGTTTCTGAAAACATTCCTAAGGAATTGGGAGAACTTGGATTTGAAGTAGACAAAGAAATGCTTCCCACATCTGAAAAATTGGCTGAAATTATTGAACCCTATGATCTTTTAGTTATGAGAGTAGATCCTTTCATAGATAAAAATGTGTTGGATGCTGCTAAAAACTTAAAGGCGATAATGGTAGGTTCAGTAGGAACAAACCACATTGACCTTGAATACGCAAAGGAAAAGGGAATAGAAGTTCACAATTCACCGGGACAAAACTCAAATGCAGTAGCGGAACTTGTATTCTGTAAAGCGCTTGACTTGTTCAGAAATTCTTACCAAGCACAATATGAAATCAAAGAAAAGGGAATCTGGAACAAATATAGATGGATTGGAAGAGAACTTAGAAATAAGACCATGGGTATCTTAGGATACGGTGCAATAGGCAGAAGAGTTGCTGAAATAGCTCACGTGTTCCACATGGATGTCGTATCTTACGACCCCTACTTCGACCCTAAGAACAATCCTTATGACTATGTTAAGTTAACAGATTTTGATGAAGTTATCAAAGTATCTGATGTAATCACTCTTCACCTTCCTCTTACACCGGAAACCAAAAATATGATTTCAGATGAACAAATGGAAGCTATGAAAGACGGAGCAATACTTATCAACGCGGCTCGTGGTGGAGTTATAGATGAAGAAGCTCTTTATAAATATATCAAAAACGGTAAATTAGGCGGAGCAAACTTGGATACATTGGCTGATGAATTGGGAACAGGCGGACTTGATACACAAGATGTTCAAATCAGCTCTCCTTTATTTGAACTTGACAGAGTATACATTACTCCACATATCGGTGGCTCTACAATTGATGCACAAGATGACATAGGTAAAGTAGTAATAGCAAATGTTAAGAAAGTTTTTAATCTATAATTTAAAATAAATTTTGAATTTAAACACCTTGATTTTTCAAGGTGTTTTTTATGTTATAATGAAAAAGAGGTGGGTTATGAGAGCAAAATCCTATGGGAAAATAAATCTGAGTTTGGATGTTATTTCTAAAAGACGGGATGGATATCACAATATAAAGACCATTATGCAAAAAATTTCCCTATATGATGAGATGGAATTTATAAAGATAAAAAGGGGATTTAAATTTCTTTCAAATGTGGACGAATTGGACAATGAAGACAATTTAGTTTACAAGGCTCATAATCTTTTGGAAACCTACACAGGCAAAAAACTTCCCATAGAAATACATCTTAAGAAAAACTTGCCCATGGCTTCAGGACTTGCAGGGGGAACGGGCAACGGTGCTTTGACCTTAAGGGCTTTAAATAAAATTTACCGATTGGGAATAAGCCTGGAGGAACTTTGCAAAGAGTCTTTAAAACTCGGGGCGGATTTTCCCTATATGCTGGTGGGTGGAACTATACTTGCCGAGGGTATAGGCGAAAAACTCGAAGTCATTGACGACTTTTGCGGACAGGATCTATTAATAGTAAATCCCGGATATGGAATATCCACAAAGAAGGTTTATGAAAATCTGGATATTGACAATGACAGAATTGATTTTGATGCAATAAGAGAAGCTTTAAAAACTAAGAATTTTTTTAAATTATCGAAATTTTTACAAAATAAGATGGAATCTTCAGTGTTTAAAAATCATCCCGATTTATCGGATATAAAGAAGAAGTTAAAAGAATTCGGAGGAATACCGCTTATGAGCGGTTCCGGAGCAACCATGTTTGCCATTTTTGATGACAGGGTAAATTTAAATAAAGCTTATGATTATTACAAGGATTTATACAAGTATACATATATGGCTAAAACCGTAGGTGGAGAAGATGAACTATAATATTGCTTTGATAGATGATGGAATCGGTTCGGTTGAATTTATGAGAGAACTGAAGAAAAGATACAGTAACAGCGCTTTGCTTGTCGATAATAAAAATTATCCCTATTCTCTTAGAAAAAAGAGCATTTTTGCCATGTCCATTAAATTGTTAAGTAAACTAAAAGCTGAAAACTACATAGTTACAAATCCCGCCATTGCAGTTAATTTAGAAAAATCAAACAGAAATGTAATAAGTGGATTAAAGAGATTTTATGATTCAATAGATGCGAGTGCCATCGTACTTACAAACAAATATTTTGCAGATTATTTAAAAAAGATGCATGGAGAAATGAATTCCGAAGATGCGCAGATTTTATCCAACCAGGTTCAAACTTTCGGTGTGCAAGAGTATGTAGTAAAGAATATTTTGGACTATTATTTAAAGGGATATAAGAATGTATATTTTATGGATTCAAACTTCTATGTTCTCAAAGATTTTATATTAGATACATATTCCGACAAAAACATATATTTCATACAGGACTTCATCATGGATGAATTAAAGGATTTAAACTTTGACAAAAATGTGAAAAATAACTTGAAAATATTTGTCACTGCGGACAGAAGAAGCACTTATTTAAATTTGGAAGATATTTACGGAGAATCCTATGTGGGTATAAAAAATATAGTGCTTTGATTATTTACATATGATTGTATTGTGTTATAATTTTTTTCAGGAGGGGCAGCAGAGGGCTGCTTTTTTTATAATGAATACAGATAGATTGGATGAATTTCAAAGTATAGTTGAAGAGCTTTACTATGGATTTGACCAAAGATATTTTAAATATTTAAACGGAGGCATAGTAATAGAAGAGGGTGTGTGTTATCATCCCGCCTCAAAGGACAAAGATCTGTTGGTGCTCGGAGCATACAAAAGGGATATAGTGGGCAATTCCATCATACTTTACTACGGATCCTTCATGGAGATGTACGGATATTTAACGAGGGAAGATTTAGAAGAAAGAATAAGTGATACCTTGCGACACGAGTTGACACACCATCTTGAATTTTTAGCAAGGGAAAATGATCTTGAAATAGAAGATTTGGAATATATTCAAAGGTATAAGGAGAGACGATGAATAAAATTCTTGGACACATGTATAAATTTGTCGGAATATTAATAGATTACATATTAAGGGCAGTGATTTTTGTAGTAAATGCTTTGGTGAGTGTTTTTAAGTCCTTTAGAGAGATGTTGGGGCTTATTCTTTCCATGGGCGGATGTCTTTTTATAATGCTTTTATTCAACCCCTTTGTACTGTACAGTATTTTAAGGAATCCCCTTTTGATGACATTGATAATGCTGTCGATTGTG
Proteins encoded in this window:
- a CDS encoding D-3-phosphoglycerate dehydrogenase (3-phospho-D-glycerate + NAD(+) <=> 3-phosphonooxypyruvate + NADH, 2-hydroxyglutarate + NAD(+) <=> 2-oxoglutarate + NADH; High confidence in function and specificity) — translated: MKALIVDYVSENIPKELGELGFEVDKEMLPTSEKLAEIIEPYDLLVMRVDPFIDKNVLDAAKNLKAIMVGSVGTNHIDLEYAKEKGIEVHNSPGQNSNAVAELVFCKALDLFRNSYQAQYEIKEKGIWNKYRWIGRELRNKTMGILGYGAIGRRVAEIAHVFHMDVVSYDPYFDPKNNPYDYVKLTDFDEVIKVSDVITLHLPLTPETKNMISDEQMEAMKDGAILINAARGGVIDEEALYKYIKNGKLGGANLDTLADELGTGGLDTQDVQISSPLFELDRVYITPHIGGSTIDAQDDIGKVVIANVKKVFNL
- a CDS encoding 4-(cytidine 5'-diphospho)-2-C-methyl-D-erythritol kinase (Catalyzes the phosphorylation of the position 2 hydroxy group of 4-diphosphocytidyl-2C-methyl-D-erythritol; High confidence in function and specificity) — protein: MRAKSYGKINLSLDVISKRRDGYHNIKTIMQKISLYDEMEFIKIKRGFKFLSNVDELDNEDNLVYKAHNLLETYTGKKLPIEIHLKKNLPMASGLAGGTGNGALTLRALNKIYRLGISLEELCKESLKLGADFPYMLVGGTILAEGIGEKLEVIDDFCGQDLLIVNPGYGISTKKVYENLDIDNDRIDFDAIREALKTKNFFKLSKFLQNKMESSVFKNHPDLSDIKKKLKEFGGIPLMSGSGATMFAIFDDRVNLNKAYDYYKDLYKYTYMAKTVGGEDEL
- a CDS encoding Hypothetical protein (Family membership), yielding MNYNIALIDDGIGSVEFMRELKKRYSNSALLVDNKNYPYSLRKKSIFAMSIKLLSKLKAENYIVTNPAIAVNLEKSNRNVISGLKRFYDSIDASAIVLTNKYFADYLKKMHGEMNSEDAQILSNQVQTFGVQEYVVKNILDYYLKGYKNVYFMDSNFYVLKDFILDTYSDKNIYFIQDFIMDELKDLNFDKNVKNNLKIFVTADRRSTYLNLEDIYGESYVGIKNIVL
- a CDS encoding hypothetical protein (High confidence in function and specificity), which encodes MNTDRLDEFQSIVEELYYGFDQRYFKYLNGGIVIEEGVCYHPASKDKDLLVLGAYKRDIVGNSIILYYGSFMEMYGYLTREDLEERISDTLRHELTHHLEFLARENDLEIEDLEYIQRYKERR